A DNA window from Niabella yanshanensis contains the following coding sequences:
- a CDS encoding RagB/SusD family nutrient uptake outer membrane protein, with protein MKIEQLIKSTWNSCKKQLTLLGGILLIAGTSCNKYLDIVPDNIAVIDNAFTMRTEAEKYLFTCYSFLPRNGDPAYNIGLLGGDEIWLPRNPRDLTAYAWGTLNTSGIATGGQNAAEPKLDAWRGWWQGGGPDDRYGLWKAIRNCNIFLENVSNTSKVRDLRLDERTRWLAEVKFLKAYYHYYLLRMYGPIPLVDQNIDISAPESEVRIKRKPFDECVAYITGLLDEAAPNLPLLISDRTTELGRITRPIALAIKAKLWLLAASPLFNGNPDYASFKDHDGVALFPATYDATKWDKAAQYTKTAIDVAEEAGHKLHQFLGTSFQLSETTLQQLRIRTAMTERWSLEHVWANPNSRAGFDMQARAMPRLAGSESSGQARMQFAAPLKIVEMFYSKNGVPINEDKLIDFSNRYTTRLAVSSERFNIKPGYETARMNFDREPRFYAFLSFDGGIYYKYDSPGNSDENSWVVEGKYTQASGATDALGFLNETGYFVKKLVDWNATHTNSNQGINYRDYPWPEIRLPDLYLMYAEALNESQGPIGDVLIYVDKVRSRAGLEGVVASWSKYSSNPSKYTTKDGMREIIHQERGIELSFEGQRFWDLRRWKKAAESLNQAITGWSVYQDKTADYYRVRTIFTQNFVAPRDYLWPIRTDDIRINPNLVQNPGW; from the coding sequence ACTCATTTTTACCACGTAATGGCGATCCGGCATATAATATCGGCTTATTAGGCGGCGATGAAATTTGGCTGCCCCGTAATCCCCGTGATCTTACCGCGTATGCCTGGGGTACATTAAATACTTCCGGTATTGCTACCGGTGGCCAAAACGCAGCCGAACCTAAGCTTGATGCCTGGAGGGGTTGGTGGCAGGGCGGAGGCCCTGATGACCGGTATGGCCTTTGGAAGGCGATCCGGAATTGCAATATCTTCCTTGAAAATGTAAGCAATACCTCCAAAGTACGCGACCTGCGGCTGGATGAGCGTACCCGCTGGCTTGCCGAGGTAAAATTTTTAAAAGCTTACTATCATTATTACCTGCTAAGAATGTACGGGCCAATACCGCTGGTAGATCAGAACATAGATATCAGTGCGCCTGAGAGCGAAGTGCGTATCAAACGTAAGCCTTTTGACGAGTGTGTAGCCTACATCACAGGATTATTGGATGAAGCCGCACCTAATTTACCTTTATTGATATCTGACAGAACAACAGAATTAGGCAGGATAACCCGGCCTATTGCGCTGGCAATAAAAGCTAAACTCTGGTTGCTGGCAGCAAGCCCCTTATTTAATGGTAATCCGGATTATGCCAGCTTTAAAGATCATGATGGTGTTGCATTATTTCCGGCTACGTATGACGCAACCAAATGGGATAAAGCAGCCCAATATACCAAGACAGCGATTGATGTGGCTGAAGAAGCCGGGCATAAGTTGCATCAGTTCCTGGGAACATCCTTTCAATTGTCCGAAACTACCTTGCAGCAATTGCGTATAAGAACTGCTATGACAGAACGCTGGAGCCTGGAGCATGTATGGGCTAACCCTAACAGCCGCGCCGGATTTGATATGCAAGCCCGGGCTATGCCCAGGCTGGCCGGATCCGAATCGAGCGGGCAGGCAAGGATGCAGTTTGCAGCACCTCTTAAAATTGTTGAAATGTTTTATTCCAAAAACGGGGTGCCTATTAATGAAGATAAATTGATTGACTTTAGTAACCGTTATACTACCCGGCTTGCGGTTAGTTCAGAACGGTTTAACATTAAGCCGGGTTATGAAACTGCCCGTATGAACTTTGACCGTGAACCCCGGTTTTATGCGTTCCTGAGTTTTGATGGTGGCATATATTATAAGTATGATAGTCCCGGCAATTCGGATGAAAATTCATGGGTTGTGGAAGGCAAGTATACGCAGGCTTCCGGTGCAACGGATGCCCTCGGCTTCTTAAATGAAACAGGCTACTTTGTAAAGAAACTGGTAGACTGGAATGCTACTCATACCAACAGCAACCAGGGTATCAATTACCGCGATTATCCATGGCCGGAGATCCGCCTGCCCGATCTGTACCTGATGTACGCAGAAGCTTTAAACGAAAGTCAGGGGCCCATCGGTGACGTTTTAATTTATGTGGATAAAGTCAGAAGCCGTGCAGGCCTGGAAGGTGTTGTGGCATCATGGTCTAAGTACTCGAGCAATCCCTCTAAGTACACCACTAAAGACGGTATGCGCGAGATCATTCACCAGGAAAGAGGTATTGAATTATCTTTTGAAGGACAGCGTTTCTGGGATCTGCGCCGCTGGAAAAAAGCTGCTGAATCGCTCAATCAGGCCATCACAGGCTGGAGCGTTTACCAGGACAAAACCGCCGACTACTATCGCGTACGGACCATTTTCACACAAAATTTTGTAGCGCCTCGTGATTACTTGTGGCCCATACGAACCGACGATATCAGAATCAACCCTAATTTGGTACAAAACCCGGGTTGGTAG
- a CDS encoding DUF5000 domain-containing lipoprotein, with the protein MMKLKIFLFSLLVLAGLGCAKETTLSPLESNGTPPGKVTNVQWAAGPGSATITYALPSDKDLLYVKAVYNLASGREMEVKASYYGRSLMVEGFGDTEEHEVKLYAVNRSEVASDPVTIKVKPLENPIWGVFRSLSMAPDFSGIRITAKNTSKADLAFEVFAEDSTGKLKPATNNIYSSAEDVARTIRGYDSIPRRFAVTVRDRWLNYSDTLFAHLTPYYETEIPRSGFRAVTLPGDVGLHKDTPMPGMWDGIADWWPAVTMTSSAVLTPQWITFDIGKLATLSRVLIYDYGEYINGRTYFYAGNLFDFEIWGSNNPPADGSFDNWIKLGTFKSVKPSGTPYGVNTAEDLEVARAGLSYTFDPGMPKVKYLRIKSIKNWQGTTYFAIAEIRVFGDPR; encoded by the coding sequence ATGATGAAACTAAAAATATTTTTATTCAGCCTGTTAGTGTTAGCAGGATTAGGCTGTGCGAAGGAAACCACCTTGTCTCCTTTGGAGAGTAACGGCACGCCCCCGGGCAAGGTAACCAATGTGCAATGGGCCGCGGGCCCCGGCAGTGCTACCATTACTTATGCCTTACCTTCTGATAAAGATTTGCTTTATGTTAAAGCAGTATATAACCTGGCCTCTGGCAGAGAGATGGAAGTAAAGGCTTCCTACTATGGACGGTCGCTGATGGTAGAAGGTTTTGGTGATACCGAAGAGCACGAGGTGAAGCTATATGCTGTAAATCGTAGTGAGGTAGCATCTGATCCGGTAACGATCAAAGTAAAGCCGCTGGAGAACCCGATATGGGGTGTTTTCAGAAGCCTGTCTATGGCTCCCGATTTCAGTGGTATCCGGATCACTGCTAAAAATACATCCAAGGCAGATCTGGCTTTCGAGGTTTTTGCCGAAGATAGCACCGGTAAGCTTAAGCCCGCTACTAATAATATCTATTCCTCTGCCGAAGATGTTGCGCGTACGATCAGGGGGTACGACTCTATACCCAGAAGATTTGCCGTTACAGTCAGAGATCGCTGGCTGAACTATAGCGATACGCTTTTTGCCCATTTAACACCTTACTACGAAACCGAGATTCCGCGATCCGGATTTCGTGCGGTTACATTGCCAGGTGACGTTGGATTACATAAAGACACACCGATGCCGGGTATGTGGGATGGTATTGCAGACTGGTGGCCGGCTGTAACTATGACCAGTTCGGCTGTGCTTACCCCCCAATGGATCACATTTGATATTGGTAAATTGGCAACACTTAGTCGAGTACTGATATATGATTATGGTGAGTACATCAATGGACGTACTTATTTCTATGCGGGTAATTTATTTGACTTTGAAATATGGGGAAGTAACAATCCTCCTGCCGATGGAAGCTTTGACAACTGGATAAAACTGGGCACTTTTAAATCAGTAAAACCTTCAGGTACACCCTATGGTGTAAATACCGCCGAAGACCTGGAAGTGGCAAGGGCAGGGTTGAGCTATACGTTTGATCCGGGTATGCCCAAAGTAAAATACCTGCGTATTAAAAGCATCAAGAACTGGCAGGGCACTACCTATTTTGCGATAGCAGAAATACGGGTATTTGGTGATCCTCGCTAA
- a CDS encoding DUF4998 domain-containing protein, whose amino-acid sequence MNRIKIPYISIFLASMVCALTVLFPSCIKEDDYKKFTEGGEISYTGKLDSIKIFSGRNRVVIQGLLIADPKVTRCVIYWNNRADSVTIPVTRTENIDTLKVELKNMIEGVHNFTIYTYDNLGNQSVPTYKSGRAYGDRYVSSLSNRPINNAYTDEAGLTSIEWGVMDRLSGIFATDVTYTNASDQQQVLRIPVDSSLTYLDNFKEKTDIRFRTMFIPDSMSIDTFYTTVTTKYIPKFSQADITGTYLKNAGPNVNYSSIAGNNRWGILSDWTSNAAIKNASGFGGYERRSTIGFISLEAGWGLPNVTDGKIFQTVTLPAGSYRFSVVMNEFNSGGSRYLSVAVGNDLPNASDVTGSSIAFSNLESKVLNFTLTAPTTVSIGFVCSLTGTSGTGMYSKIASVKLYSIQYL is encoded by the coding sequence ATGAACAGAATAAAAATACCTTACATAAGCATCTTTTTAGCATCCATGGTTTGCGCACTGACAGTGCTGTTTCCCTCGTGTATTAAGGAGGATGATTATAAAAAATTTACTGAGGGAGGTGAAATTTCTTACACCGGAAAATTGGATTCCATTAAAATATTTTCTGGAAGAAACAGGGTTGTTATACAAGGCTTGCTTATTGCAGATCCGAAGGTGACCAGGTGTGTAATATACTGGAATAACAGGGCAGACTCCGTGACAATACCCGTAACCCGTACCGAAAATATAGATACTTTAAAAGTTGAGCTGAAGAATATGATAGAGGGGGTGCACAACTTTACTATTTATACTTATGATAACCTGGGCAATCAGTCTGTTCCTACCTATAAATCGGGCCGGGCATACGGCGACAGATACGTGAGCTCATTATCCAACAGGCCTATTAATAATGCGTATACCGATGAGGCAGGCCTTACCAGTATAGAATGGGGCGTAATGGACCGGTTGAGCGGTATATTCGCTACCGATGTAACGTACACTAACGCATCTGACCAACAACAGGTCCTGAGAATTCCTGTCGACTCTTCGTTAACATATCTGGATAACTTTAAAGAAAAAACAGATATCCGGTTCAGGACGATGTTTATTCCTGACTCGATGTCAATCGATACTTTTTATACCACTGTTACCACAAAGTATATACCCAAGTTTAGCCAGGCAGATATAACCGGCACTTATCTTAAGAATGCGGGTCCTAATGTTAACTATAGTTCAATCGCGGGCAACAACAGGTGGGGTATATTAAGTGACTGGACGTCTAATGCAGCCATAAAAAATGCCAGCGGTTTCGGAGGATATGAAAGAAGAAGCACCATAGGCTTTATTTCTCTTGAAGCAGGCTGGGGACTTCCCAACGTAACAGATGGAAAAATATTCCAGACAGTAACACTACCTGCAGGTAGCTATAGGTTTTCGGTTGTAATGAATGAATTTAATAGCGGAGGTTCCAGGTACTTAAGTGTTGCTGTGGGTAACGACCTGCCCAATGCTTCTGATGTAACAGGAAGCAGCATCGCTTTTTCAAACCTCGAAAGTAAGGTGTTGAATTTCACGCTGACAGCGCCAACGACAGTATCCATTGGATTTGTCTGTAGCCTAACCGGCACTTCGGGCACCGGTATGTATTCGAAAATAGCATCGGTTAAACTATACTCTATACAATATCTTTAA